One window from the genome of Calditrichota bacterium encodes:
- a CDS encoding family 10 glycosylhydrolase, giving the protein MIKRFPRGVNSALLTLFFSLVLVSQTQARSFAREIQNLPIRALWVTRWDYHSRHDISKIVENARWAGFTDLFFQVRGNATTFYPSRFEPRAGELSDTLDGWDPLLNATAQAHLAGLRIHAWLNIFPGWRGLHPPQNPRQLWNAHPDWFLRLTHQKALSLNSHYVWLNPVLPEVQNHLKNVVLEVARVYNVDGIHFDYFRYPGPGDFPSDSSFSNLRRLFPFRNSTEADWDAFRRNQISHFLKMCRDSLQKENPALILSGAILGDILLGRRVFFQDSPRWVAEHWLDWVVPMTYTSDTLQFRHWLGNFSDFPRQAVLPGLMVKSVSDAEKELSLTRDFGFSGFSFFSYGSLFPNHRPNSLAFYFHTTFQNHLPVPPLSLNRNRRKWPYPEKILFPTGNFPLFSRERARVFFAEPVAARARFFSLQWTYPDSGRTWNRSPLEAVRGNPKQLRTTLPLTLTKATENLTLKIAFQPDSGKSAKILRSFHFPVAPKISPYYFSSFWGTPVKGARRILVTRNHVVYIPAGDQIVVLDSTGKETPFSPITAGLDHRGHRMTLRSCYGIVQIPSGEIAVTGFNGGGHIFRFQAETGRPLPAIPLKFFPGDMAADTLGHYFVLEAENSQWHVLDQNGFELSGSPVSGSHRSYGIAVSPDGRSVFVSCRSDGKVHHWVGDVSMGEARYRQLRDLPVRDVGFGTLTLLSPTRLLICEPDLGYISVWNIRQYSLQEVLHSPFLRAPRAVAEIPGTSDLLILETSGQTPVRQVKFSRE; this is encoded by the coding sequence ATGATCAAAAGATTTCCGCGCGGAGTCAATTCGGCCCTGCTCACCCTATTTTTTTCATTGGTTTTGGTCTCTCAAACTCAGGCCCGTTCTTTCGCCAGGGAGATTCAAAATTTACCGATTCGAGCGCTTTGGGTCACCCGATGGGATTACCATTCCAGACATGATATTTCAAAAATCGTCGAAAACGCGCGATGGGCCGGTTTTACCGACCTCTTTTTCCAGGTGCGGGGGAACGCAACCACCTTTTATCCATCCCGGTTTGAGCCGCGTGCAGGTGAGTTGTCCGACACGCTGGACGGGTGGGACCCGCTGTTGAATGCCACGGCGCAGGCCCACCTGGCCGGTCTCCGCATTCATGCCTGGCTGAATATTTTTCCGGGCTGGAGGGGGCTTCACCCGCCCCAAAACCCGCGTCAGCTCTGGAATGCGCACCCCGACTGGTTTTTACGGCTCACCCATCAAAAGGCCCTTTCCCTGAATTCCCATTACGTTTGGCTGAATCCCGTTTTGCCAGAGGTCCAAAATCACCTGAAAAATGTCGTGCTGGAAGTGGCCCGTGTTTACAATGTGGACGGCATTCATTTTGACTATTTTCGCTACCCGGGCCCGGGAGATTTTCCGAGTGATTCCAGTTTTTCGAATTTGCGGCGCCTCTTTCCTTTCAGGAACTCTACGGAAGCCGACTGGGATGCCTTCCGGAGAAATCAAATCTCCCACTTTCTGAAAATGTGCCGGGATTCCCTGCAAAAAGAAAATCCCGCATTGATTTTGTCAGGGGCTATTCTCGGAGACATTCTGCTGGGCCGGCGGGTTTTCTTTCAGGACAGCCCGCGTTGGGTTGCCGAGCACTGGCTGGACTGGGTGGTACCCATGACGTACACGTCCGATACCCTTCAATTTCGCCACTGGCTCGGGAACTTTTCCGATTTTCCCCGGCAGGCTGTTCTTCCCGGTCTCATGGTGAAATCGGTTTCAGATGCTGAAAAAGAATTGTCGCTTACCCGGGATTTTGGCTTTTCCGGATTTTCCTTTTTCAGTTACGGGTCCCTTTTCCCCAATCACCGGCCCAATTCTCTTGCATTCTACTTCCACACAACCTTTCAAAACCACTTGCCCGTTCCGCCCCTTTCGCTGAACCGGAACCGGAGGAAATGGCCCTATCCGGAAAAGATTCTCTTTCCCACGGGCAATTTTCCACTGTTTTCACGTGAACGGGCCCGGGTTTTCTTTGCGGAACCAGTGGCCGCACGCGCGCGATTTTTCAGCCTTCAATGGACATATCCGGATTCCGGCCGTACGTGGAACCGATCCCCTCTGGAAGCCGTAAGGGGAAATCCGAAACAATTGCGCACGACCCTTCCCCTCACACTTACAAAAGCCACGGAAAATCTGACCCTTAAAATCGCTTTCCAGCCGGATTCGGGAAAGTCCGCAAAAATCCTGCGTTCTTTTCACTTTCCCGTGGCGCCGAAAATCAGTCCCTACTACTTTTCCTCATTCTGGGGAACACCCGTCAAGGGTGCCCGACGGATTTTGGTCACCCGGAATCACGTCGTCTACATCCCTGCCGGCGACCAAATTGTGGTCCTGGATTCCACCGGTAAGGAAACACCCTTTTCGCCCATCACCGCAGGCCTCGATCACCGCGGGCACAGGATGACGCTGCGATCGTGTTACGGCATTGTACAAATTCCTTCCGGAGAAATTGCGGTAACAGGGTTTAACGGCGGCGGCCACATTTTCCGATTTCAAGCGGAAACCGGACGCCCCCTTCCGGCCATCCCCTTAAAATTCTTTCCGGGGGATATGGCGGCAGACACGCTGGGGCATTATTTTGTGCTGGAAGCCGAAAACAGCCAGTGGCACGTTCTGGATCAAAACGGCTTCGAGCTTTCGGGCAGCCCCGTCAGCGGAAGCCACCGCAGCTACGGAATCGCCGTCAGCCCCGATGGCCGGTCGGTTTTTGTCAGCTGCCGGAGCGACGGAAAGGTGCACCACTGGGTGGGTGACGTCTCGATGGGAGAAGCCCGTTACCGCCAGCTTCGTGATTTACCGGTTCGGGATGTTGGATTCGGGACGCTTACGTTGCTTTCTCCCACCCGACTGCTTATTTGTGAGCCGGATCTCGGGTACATTTCCGTCTGGAACATTCGGCAGTATTCCCTTCAGGAAGTCCTTCACAGCCCCTTCCTTCGGGCACCGCGAGCCGTTGCGGAAATCCCCGGCACGAGTGATCTTCTCATTCTGGAAACATCCGGCCAAACGCCTGTGCGTCAGGTAAAATTTAGCCGGGAGTGA
- a CDS encoding Hsp20/alpha crystallin family protein, with translation MAIVRWRPAGDLLGIRDEMNRLFDDFFGSLPEKFGAETGAEGVWMPAVDISETEHDLVVTAELPGVKKDDIKLSVQDNMLTIKGEKKQQKETKDENYHRIERTYGAFQRTFTLPAIVDASKIKATFKDGVLKIRLPKREEAKTKEIPIATE, from the coding sequence ATGGCAATCGTTCGATGGAGACCAGCCGGAGATCTTTTGGGCATTCGGGATGAAATGAACCGTTTGTTCGATGATTTCTTTGGATCTTTACCGGAGAAATTCGGAGCGGAAACGGGTGCGGAAGGTGTGTGGATGCCCGCCGTTGATATTTCCGAGACGGAACACGATCTGGTTGTTACGGCTGAGCTTCCGGGTGTTAAAAAAGATGACATCAAATTGTCGGTTCAGGACAACATGCTGACGATCAAAGGTGAGAAAAAACAGCAAAAAGAGACCAAGGATGAAAATTATCATCGGATTGAAAGAACCTATGGTGCGTTTCAGCGGACATTTACCCTGCCGGCAATTGTGGACGCTTCCAAAATCAAGGCGACGTTTAAGGATGGTGTGTTAAAGATTCGTTTGCCGAAACGGGAAGAAGCCAAGACCAAGGAAATTCCGATTGCAACGGAATAA